The following coding sequences are from one Paenibacillus sp. JDR-2 window:
- a CDS encoding sugar phosphate isomerase/epimerase family protein: protein MKLAFMTANYVAEVLQYRPGLEWGAYQEETFRKFHSASFGYEFEQLAGRIKQLGFDALELWVAHLDPVQATPEMIRTAANLLERYELQVVSYTPSFRTPHTGIDEMKKVYETAKAIGAPVLANGFHPSNAPAIHELGKQFGIKYGIENHPEKNAREVLDQIDGFAPWIGSTLDTGWFATQGYDPVRAVQELKEHLVHVHLKDVVAAGSHDSCALGQGIVPIADVISELKAINYQGALTIEHEPMDHDPSDEVRESLDYVRQLLNGGL from the coding sequence ATGAAGCTGGCGTTCATGACGGCCAACTACGTGGCTGAGGTTCTTCAATATCGTCCCGGTCTTGAATGGGGAGCTTACCAGGAGGAGACCTTCCGTAAGTTCCATAGCGCTTCCTTTGGTTATGAATTCGAACAACTTGCGGGTCGTATCAAGCAATTGGGATTTGATGCGTTGGAGCTATGGGTGGCTCATCTTGATCCCGTTCAAGCCACGCCGGAAATGATTCGCACGGCTGCGAACCTGCTCGAGCGCTACGAGCTGCAAGTTGTTTCTTACACCCCGTCTTTCCGTACGCCGCATACCGGCATAGATGAAATGAAGAAGGTCTACGAAACGGCCAAAGCGATTGGCGCACCCGTGCTTGCCAATGGTTTTCACCCTTCGAATGCCCCCGCCATCCATGAACTTGGCAAGCAGTTTGGCATCAAGTACGGTATCGAGAATCATCCGGAGAAAAACGCGCGGGAAGTGCTGGACCAGATTGACGGATTCGCGCCTTGGATAGGCTCGACGCTTGATACGGGCTGGTTCGCGACGCAAGGCTATGACCCTGTTCGAGCCGTTCAGGAGCTCAAGGAGCATCTAGTCCACGTTCATCTAAAGGATGTGGTGGCAGCTGGATCTCATGATTCCTGTGCGCTTGGACAAGGCATTGTTCCTATCGCGGATGTGATAAGCGAGCTTAAAGCGATTAACTATCAAGGCGCGCTTACCATCGAGCACGAGCCGATGGATCATGATCCGTCGGATGAAGTAAGGGAAAGCTTAGACTATGTAAGACAACTGCTTAACGGTGGCCTCTGA